The Comamonas sp. GB3 AK4-5 genome includes a region encoding these proteins:
- a CDS encoding YbaB/EbfC family DNA-binding protein, with translation MSKKRSTTKAGLWSLMRHVLGGMGLGLSLSTTPALAQTPAQAATAIPAHWMAYAQQVSEQFQDRLADSGNQAVLRLHAWMQERMQAVPTGARTAATQATPLVLRLWVGPAGQVERLEFDSLGKAEADADLRQLLSTEPLREAPPADLRQPMAMELALHLLDKG, from the coding sequence GTGTCAAAAAAACGCTCGACCACCAAGGCGGGTCTGTGGTCGCTGATGCGCCATGTGCTGGGTGGCATGGGGCTGGGCCTGAGCTTGTCCACCACGCCTGCGCTGGCGCAAACACCGGCGCAGGCGGCAACCGCCATTCCAGCGCACTGGATGGCCTATGCCCAACAGGTCAGCGAGCAGTTTCAAGATAGGTTGGCCGACTCCGGCAATCAGGCCGTATTGCGGCTGCATGCCTGGATGCAGGAACGCATGCAGGCTGTGCCGACAGGTGCCAGGACCGCTGCGACGCAGGCGACGCCCTTGGTGCTGCGCCTGTGGGTGGGGCCCGCAGGCCAGGTGGAGCGTCTGGAGTTTGACTCATTGGGCAAGGCGGAAGCCGATGCAGATTTGCGACAGCTGCTCAGCACCGAGCCTTTGCGTGAAGCCCCGCCGGCCGATTTGCGCCAGCCCATGGCGATGGAGTTGGCATTGCATCTATTGGACAAGGGCTGA
- a CDS encoding YbjN domain-containing protein yields the protein MSNKQSAKNAAESMPAATPGELLFSMNAEQVAEAIKASGCAVTAVEHDGVVRLHSASQGIGFQVLWGNALRAGEYVDLTLSCPLRVEGGTLPEGVVSDWHRSKRFARVAQHGDFVVLEMDVLVAGGVTPGHLDVMLQLWSQMMGQFFQHLRNFKPASAAAAQDSALEQPQATAAAVEPAEAVAA from the coding sequence ATGAGCAACAAGCAATCCGCAAAAAACGCCGCCGAATCCATGCCCGCCGCTACCCCTGGCGAGCTGCTTTTCTCCATGAATGCCGAGCAGGTGGCCGAAGCCATCAAGGCTTCGGGCTGCGCCGTCACCGCCGTAGAGCACGATGGTGTGGTGCGTCTGCACAGTGCCAGCCAGGGCATTGGCTTTCAGGTGCTGTGGGGCAATGCCCTGCGCGCCGGTGAATATGTGGACCTGACCCTGAGCTGCCCGTTGCGGGTGGAAGGCGGCACGCTGCCCGAGGGTGTGGTGAGCGACTGGCATCGCAGCAAACGCTTTGCGCGTGTGGCCCAGCATGGCGACTTTGTGGTGCTGGAGATGGATGTGCTGGTCGCCGGTGGCGTCACCCCCGGGCATCTGGATGTGATGCTGCAGCTGTGGAGCCAGATGATGGGCCAGTTCTTCCAGCACCTGCGTAACTTCAAACCAGCTTCTGCTGCCGCTGCGCAGGACAGCGCTTTGGAGCAGCCTCAGGCCACGGCAGCTGCCGTAGAGCCCGCTGAAGCGGTGGCCGCCTGA
- a CDS encoding peptidylprolyl isomerase, producing MKVLSHNRMRSALSLALAALMGSAAVQAASPSAQASAGAVAKLGAISIAPAEVERLLQSMPEAERTQVNGNRVGLENWLHQRLASEALLRESQQKKWADRPEVKARIDAAIKDITARIVSSSYLESVTQLPAGFPSDADVSTAYERAKPNLNMAATYRVAQIYLPTAPGADAAAIAAVRADAVKLAGQARQGDFAALAKARSQDARSAAQGGEVGNLPLEQMLPEIRSTVAALQPNQVSEPVQSTSGFHVIKLLASQPARVATLDEVKPRLQAALREQKQQELVNAYLAKLAPATSVSIDSAALDALLKKVN from the coding sequence ATGAAAGTTTTGAGTCACAACCGTATGCGCAGTGCCCTGAGCCTGGCGCTGGCAGCACTGATGGGCAGCGCGGCCGTGCAAGCTGCCTCGCCCTCCGCACAGGCGTCGGCGGGCGCGGTTGCCAAATTGGGTGCGATCAGCATCGCACCTGCCGAAGTCGAGCGACTGCTGCAGAGCATGCCCGAGGCCGAGCGCACCCAGGTCAACGGCAACCGCGTAGGCCTTGAGAACTGGCTGCACCAGCGCCTGGCCAGTGAAGCGCTGCTGCGCGAATCCCAGCAAAAGAAATGGGCGGATCGTCCTGAAGTCAAGGCGCGCATCGATGCTGCCATCAAGGACATCACGGCCCGCATTGTCAGCAGCAGCTATCTGGAGTCGGTGACGCAACTGCCTGCGGGCTTTCCCAGCGATGCCGACGTGAGCACTGCCTATGAACGTGCCAAGCCCAATCTGAACATGGCGGCCACTTACCGTGTGGCGCAAATCTATCTGCCGACCGCTCCTGGTGCGGATGCGGCGGCGATTGCAGCCGTGCGCGCTGACGCTGTCAAGCTGGCCGGACAGGCCCGCCAGGGCGACTTCGCAGCCCTGGCCAAGGCCCGATCGCAAGACGCCCGCAGCGCCGCGCAAGGTGGTGAGGTGGGCAATCTGCCGCTGGAGCAGATGCTGCCGGAAATCCGCAGCACCGTCGCGGCCTTGCAGCCCAACCAGGTGAGTGAGCCGGTGCAATCGACATCAGGCTTTCACGTGATCAAGTTGCTGGCCAGCCAGCCCGCGCGGGTGGCTACGCTGGACGAGGTCAAACCCCGTCTGCAGGCGGCCCTGCGCGAGCAGAAGCAGCAGGAACTGGTCAATGCCTATCTGGCCAAGCTGGCGCCGGCCACCAGCGTCAGCATCGACAGCGCGGCATTGGACGCGCTGCTGAAAAAAGTCAACTGA
- a CDS encoding putative porin: MTYFVSPSIAARRIALRCPPLARSAQAAAVAAAIALTSLTAHAQTSKWDAPVKDSAMVQLIRGLIQSGALAKDVGEALLAQAQTESMAAQQTQRQAAAVAAGTAAGSTNALRPAAGDVRVPYISQTVRDEIRNEIKGEVMAQAKAEGWAAPNETPEWTQRIRFEGDMRVRSESRFFAGGNSNEVVDYGAINNGNGYDVNLNTAAGFPPLLNTRQNRQNQLRARARIGVVAEISESTQAGVRLATGSDSSPVSTTQTLGGGLGKKNVWLDQAWLSHKPFDGVTVTGGRFANPFVATDMLFSSDLNLDGIALQYQKPLPSNKDLELFGTLGIIPLEYSSDNFPSRSLEKASSQVKWLLGLQAGANWKLDNHNRLRGALAYYDFRNVNGQLSTPCALYAGAETCSTDWARPAFMQKGNTLMLLRNIALNPNDPANTAQPQYFGLASKFQLLDVNMRWDTKVAGGFGLRLDANLVRNMAYDKDEMFRRANGGIINNYGANAPLIPTKADFKSGGNAYMLQATLGKPSPAARGDWNVLAGYKRIEPDAMPDGYNDSSFHMGGTNARGYYIGGSYAIDKNTWFTGRWMSTKEVYGAPYQVDMLQLEFNARF; encoded by the coding sequence ATGACTTATTTCGTCTCTCCCTCCATTGCCGCAAGGCGTATTGCGCTGCGATGCCCTCCGCTGGCCCGCAGTGCGCAGGCCGCCGCCGTGGCAGCGGCCATTGCGCTGACCTCCTTGACGGCCCACGCGCAAACCTCGAAATGGGATGCTCCGGTCAAGGACAGCGCCATGGTCCAGCTCATTCGCGGCCTGATCCAAAGTGGGGCGCTTGCCAAGGATGTGGGCGAGGCCTTGCTGGCCCAGGCGCAGACCGAGTCGATGGCCGCCCAGCAGACACAGCGCCAAGCTGCTGCTGTGGCTGCAGGAACGGCGGCGGGCTCCACCAATGCCTTGCGACCCGCTGCAGGCGATGTGCGCGTTCCCTATATTTCGCAGACTGTGCGCGATGAGATCCGCAACGAGATCAAGGGCGAGGTCATGGCCCAGGCCAAGGCCGAAGGTTGGGCGGCGCCCAATGAGACCCCGGAGTGGACCCAGCGCATACGCTTTGAAGGCGATATGCGGGTGCGCAGCGAGTCGCGTTTCTTCGCGGGGGGCAACAGCAACGAAGTCGTGGATTACGGCGCCATCAACAATGGCAACGGCTATGACGTGAACCTCAATACGGCAGCCGGTTTTCCGCCCCTGCTCAACACGCGCCAGAACCGCCAGAACCAGCTGCGTGCCAGGGCGCGTATCGGCGTGGTGGCCGAGATATCGGAGTCCACCCAGGCAGGCGTGCGCCTTGCCACCGGCAGCGACAGCAGCCCGGTGTCGACCACCCAGACCCTGGGCGGCGGCCTGGGAAAAAAGAATGTCTGGCTGGACCAGGCCTGGCTGTCGCACAAGCCATTTGACGGGGTGACGGTGACCGGGGGACGTTTTGCCAACCCCTTTGTGGCGACCGACATGCTGTTTTCCAGTGACCTGAATCTGGACGGTATTGCGCTGCAATACCAAAAGCCGCTGCCTTCCAACAAAGACCTGGAGCTGTTTGGCACGCTGGGCATTATTCCGCTGGAGTATTCGTCGGACAACTTCCCTTCGCGTTCGCTCGAAAAGGCATCCAGCCAGGTCAAATGGCTGCTGGGCCTGCAGGCCGGTGCCAACTGGAAGCTCGATAACCACAACCGCCTGCGCGGGGCGCTGGCGTACTACGACTTCCGCAATGTCAACGGTCAGCTGTCGACCCCTTGCGCGCTGTATGCCGGCGCTGAAACCTGCAGCACCGACTGGGCGCGCCCCGCCTTTATGCAAAAGGGCAATACGCTGATGCTGTTGCGCAATATTGCGCTGAACCCCAACGACCCGGCGAATACGGCCCAGCCGCAGTACTTTGGCCTGGCCTCGAAATTCCAGCTGCTGGATGTGAACATGCGCTGGGACACCAAGGTGGCCGGTGGCTTCGGTCTGCGCCTGGATGCCAACCTGGTGCGCAACATGGCCTACGACAAGGATGAGATGTTCCGCCGCGCCAATGGCGGCATCATCAACAACTATGGTGCGAATGCCCCCTTGATTCCGACCAAGGCCGACTTCAAGAGCGGTGGCAATGCCTACATGCTGCAAGCCACCCTGGGCAAGCCCAGCCCTGCAGCGCGTGGCGACTGGAACGTGCTGGCGGGCTACAAGCGCATAGAGCCCGATGCCATGCCTGATGGCTACAACGACTCCTCCTTCCACATGGGCGGCACCAATGCGCGCGGCTATTACATCGGCGGCTCGTATGCGATCGACAAGAACACCTGGTTCACCGGCCGCTGGATGTCCACCAAGGAGGTCTATGGCGCCCCCTATCAAGTCGACATGCTGCAGCTTGAATTCAATGCGCGTTTCTAG
- a CDS encoding ExbD/TolR family protein, translated as MANAAAKFGTKKRSGGINITPFVDVLLVVLVIFILTSNASIPGIKVDLPKASASVALEKPKTKAISIDNDGRVFLDAYPVTLPELEERLRTEKALSPDFPVIVRGDSAVQYAKVVEVLDLLRRIDLNQIGLVTGKPAA; from the coding sequence ATGGCCAATGCAGCTGCCAAATTCGGCACCAAGAAGCGCTCCGGGGGCATCAACATCACGCCCTTTGTGGACGTGCTGCTGGTAGTGCTGGTGATTTTCATCCTGACCAGCAATGCCAGCATTCCCGGCATCAAGGTGGATCTGCCCAAGGCCAGCGCTTCGGTGGCCCTGGAAAAGCCCAAGACCAAGGCGATTTCCATCGACAACGACGGCCGCGTGTTCCTGGATGCCTATCCGGTCACCCTGCCCGAGCTGGAAGAGCGTCTGCGCACCGAAAAGGCGCTGTCGCCGGACTTCCCCGTCATCGTGCGCGGCGACTCGGCCGTGCAGTACGCCAAGGTGGTCGAGGTGCTGGACCTGCTGCGCCGCATCGACCTGAACCAGATTGGCCTCGTGACCGGCAAGCCTGCCGCGTGA
- a CDS encoding DUF2341 domain-containing protein, translated as MRRIFFLIFSALSALLPSLAQAAWWQADWAYRKPITIDAGPQGGAIGADAGRTPVLVRLHTGNFNFDGVSDTGADLRFIAGDDKTVLNHQIEQFDPLLGMALIWVDMPALPVATPQQIWMYYGNKKAPASGNGQRTFDPDYTLIYHFAESGVPARDTTAYGNHAQTMTPSAEATLIGRGAMLGNAALALPASPSLAVAAGGAFTFSAWVRPETLGARQVVYSRRDGAGELVVGVDLGVPFVQVNGQRSNPGQPIQAGQWSHLAVKAEGQAVTLLVGGHPAATLAVALPALNTPASLGVDTVAAAGFAPFVGAIDELRISKLARPDSLLLADAVSQGAESRMMAFGADEQQAGKSHFGFILAAMPLDAWIVVAVLGLMMAFSWMIMIGKGRSYGAISRANAVFMGFFRETAGAPLDSLAKGSRVPESVKSDSSLWRLYAVAIEEMGRRHARGYDLNAVSTATIGAIRAAMDGVMVRENESMSKRMNWLSTTIEGAPYVGLFGTVIGIMLVFVVAAMAGAVDINSVAPGMAAALLCTAAGLGVAIPALFGYNWLASRSDAIGADMAVFVDEFATRLAEEQGEGRNLRSA; from the coding sequence ATGCGACGTATTTTTTTCCTGATTTTCTCGGCGTTGAGCGCTCTTTTGCCGAGCCTGGCGCAAGCGGCCTGGTGGCAGGCTGACTGGGCTTACCGCAAACCCATCACCATCGATGCCGGCCCGCAAGGCGGGGCCATAGGCGCTGATGCGGGGCGCACCCCCGTGCTGGTGCGCCTGCATACCGGCAATTTCAACTTTGACGGCGTGAGCGATACCGGCGCGGACCTGCGCTTTATCGCGGGCGACGACAAGACGGTGCTCAACCACCAGATCGAACAGTTCGACCCCTTGCTGGGCATGGCCCTGATCTGGGTGGACATGCCCGCGCTGCCGGTGGCCACACCCCAGCAGATCTGGATGTACTACGGCAACAAAAAAGCCCCTGCATCGGGCAATGGCCAGCGCACTTTCGATCCGGACTACACGCTGATCTACCACTTTGCCGAAAGCGGCGTGCCCGCACGCGACACCACGGCCTATGGCAACCATGCGCAAACCATGACGCCCTCGGCAGAAGCCACCCTGATCGGCCGCGGTGCCATGCTGGGCAATGCCGCCTTGGCGCTGCCTGCCTCGCCTTCGCTGGCGGTGGCTGCCGGTGGCGCTTTCACCTTCAGCGCCTGGGTGCGCCCCGAAACGCTGGGCGCTCGCCAGGTGGTGTATTCGCGCCGCGATGGCGCGGGTGAGCTGGTGGTGGGGGTGGACCTGGGCGTGCCCTTTGTGCAGGTCAACGGCCAGCGCAGCAACCCGGGTCAGCCCATACAGGCTGGTCAGTGGTCGCACCTGGCCGTCAAGGCCGAAGGCCAGGCCGTGACCCTGCTGGTTGGCGGCCACCCCGCGGCCACGCTGGCGGTGGCCCTGCCGGCGCTCAACACGCCTGCATCGCTGGGTGTGGACACCGTGGCCGCAGCCGGCTTTGCTCCCTTTGTGGGCGCGATCGACGAGCTGCGCATTTCCAAGTTGGCCCGCCCCGACAGCCTGCTGCTGGCTGACGCCGTATCGCAAGGTGCCGAGTCACGCATGATGGCTTTTGGTGCCGATGAGCAGCAGGCCGGCAAAAGCCACTTTGGCTTCATCCTGGCCGCCATGCCGCTGGATGCCTGGATTGTGGTGGCCGTGCTGGGCCTGATGATGGCTTTCTCCTGGATGATCATGATCGGCAAGGGCCGCAGCTACGGCGCCATCTCGCGCGCCAATGCGGTCTTCATGGGCTTCTTCCGCGAGACGGCGGGAGCCCCGCTTGACAGCTTGGCCAAGGGCAGCAGGGTGCCTGAGTCGGTCAAAAGCGATTCCTCTCTGTGGCGCCTGTATGCGGTGGCCATCGAAGAAATGGGCCGCCGCCATGCCCGTGGCTATGACCTGAATGCGGTGTCGACGGCCACCATCGGCGCCATCCGCGCCGCCATGGACGGCGTGATGGTGCGCGAAAACGAAAGCATGTCCAAGCGCATGAACTGGCTGTCGACCACCATCGAAGGTGCGCCTTACGTAGGTCTGTTCGGCACGGTGATCGGCATCATGCTGGTGTTCGTGGTGGCGGCCATGGCCGGGGCTGTGGACATCAACTCGGTGGCGCCCGGCATGGCGGCCGCGCTCTTGTGTACCGCGGCCGGCCTGGGTGTGGCGATCCCCGCATTGTTTGGCTACAACTGGCTGGCATCGCGCTCGGACGCCATCGGCGCCGACATGGCCGTGTTTGTCGATGAGTTCGCCACCCGCCTTGCCGAAGAGCAGGGCGAGGGCCGCAACCTGCGGAGTGCCTGA
- a CDS encoding ShlB/FhaC/HecB family hemolysin secretion/activation protein, whose translation MEYIVRGNTVLDAYAIEQAVTPFLGPGKTLKDIESARDALLAVYQARGYQSVYVDLPEQQVTEGLVFLQVNETRVGRVRVVGSAYSSPVEVRDQVPALREGAVPDFNQAQQELTVLNRTGKRQVMPLVRQGSMPGTMDVDLKVEDSSPWRASLGLNNDRSADTKPLRLSASIGHDNLWQLGHSASLSIFTTPEDLNQTRVWSGSYSAPVRGTHWSLDVSAYSSDSNVSTVGGTSVIGKGYGVGLKAGYTVPDSGSWWHNFSAGVDFKNNKESLRFGQGGDDVPLKYAPITLAYSGFYQGEQLQYGLGFSVVTGTRSLLGWGSDWRAFHYKRYKASSSFQVLKADFNGSYALANASQLGWRFAGQLTDSPLVSGEQIAAGGANSVRGYLSAETTGDVGTVASLEWRTRPLTWLGDSIEGWRAYVFADAAHLRLRTPMVEQQSKFSLASLGVGTSFRVGQGLSARLDLGYPLKDGPRTQKHEPRLTFNLNASY comes from the coding sequence ATGGAGTACATCGTGCGGGGCAATACCGTGCTGGATGCCTATGCCATCGAGCAAGCGGTGACGCCTTTTCTGGGCCCGGGAAAGACCTTGAAGGACATTGAAAGCGCACGCGATGCCTTGCTGGCCGTCTACCAGGCCAGGGGCTACCAGTCCGTGTATGTGGACCTGCCGGAGCAACAGGTCACGGAAGGTCTGGTGTTTTTGCAGGTCAATGAAACCCGTGTGGGCCGGGTGCGAGTGGTGGGCTCTGCATACAGCTCCCCCGTGGAAGTGCGTGACCAGGTTCCCGCCTTGCGTGAAGGTGCGGTACCCGACTTCAACCAGGCACAGCAAGAGCTCACCGTGCTCAACCGCACCGGAAAACGCCAGGTCATGCCACTGGTACGCCAGGGCAGCATGCCCGGCACCATGGACGTGGACCTGAAGGTGGAGGACAGCAGTCCATGGCGTGCCAGCCTGGGCCTGAACAATGACCGCAGCGCCGACACCAAGCCTTTGCGCCTGTCTGCCTCCATCGGTCATGATAATTTGTGGCAGCTGGGGCACAGCGCATCGCTCAGCATTTTCACCACGCCGGAAGATCTGAACCAGACCCGGGTCTGGTCTGGTTCGTACTCGGCGCCTGTGCGCGGCACGCATTGGAGTCTCGACGTCTCGGCCTACAGCTCCGACAGCAATGTGTCCACCGTGGGCGGAACCAGCGTGATCGGCAAGGGCTATGGCGTGGGCCTGAAGGCCGGTTACACCGTGCCCGACAGCGGCTCCTGGTGGCACAACTTCAGCGCGGGTGTGGACTTCAAGAACAACAAGGAATCCCTGCGCTTTGGCCAAGGCGGTGACGATGTGCCGCTCAAGTACGCGCCCATCACCCTGGCCTATTCGGGCTTTTATCAGGGGGAGCAACTGCAGTACGGCCTGGGCTTCTCGGTCGTGACCGGTACGCGCAGTCTTCTGGGATGGGGCAGCGATTGGCGGGCTTTTCATTACAAGCGCTACAAGGCCTCTTCTAGCTTTCAGGTGCTCAAGGCTGATTTCAACGGCAGCTATGCGCTGGCCAATGCATCCCAGCTGGGCTGGCGTTTCGCGGGCCAGCTGACCGACTCTCCGCTGGTGTCGGGTGAGCAGATCGCCGCTGGCGGTGCCAACTCCGTGCGCGGCTATCTCTCGGCCGAAACCACGGGAGATGTCGGAACCGTGGCATCGCTGGAGTGGCGCACCCGCCCGTTGACCTGGCTGGGCGATTCCATAGAAGGCTGGCGTGCCTATGTCTTTGCCGACGCCGCCCACCTGCGCCTGCGCACGCCCATGGTCGAGCAGCAGTCCAAATTTTCGCTGGCATCACTGGGTGTCGGCACCAGCTTCCGTGTGGGTCAGGGCCTGAGCGCGCGACTGGACCTGGGCTATCCGCTCAAGGACGGGCCGCGCACGCAAAAGCATGAGCCTCGTCTCACCTTCAACCTCAATGCCAGCTATTGA